A window from Purpureocillium takamizusanense chromosome 3, complete sequence encodes these proteins:
- a CDS encoding uncharacterized protein (EggNog:ENOG503NXR3~COG:O) — protein sequence MGAPENDPRLNPGSFSRNPHAAHPEPFNAGVADDNDDKVSDLPASSTSTSTSTSTSLKDYNRELSSQPGPASGIRKPSFSMAKNIGIANQAGLHIILPESAARATSSGSLTDLRDCIVDMSVPTSQGRPFPGLALRDISNSLVVAGRVSGPVHITGVTDSILVVAARQVRIHECRHVDVYLHCGSHPIIEDCTGMRFAPLPSCYVRARLVVPEP from the coding sequence ATGGGCGCGCCCGAAAACGATCCCCGCCTGAATCCGGGCAGCTTCTCGCGCAACCCGCACGCGGCCCATCCCGAGCCCTTCAACGCGGGGGTGGctgacgacaacgacgacaaggtcAGCGACctgccggccagcagcaccagcaccagcaccagcaccagcaccagcctCAAGGACTACAACCGCGAGCTGTCGTCGCAGCCGGGCCCGGCGTCGGGCATCCGCAAGCCCAGCTTCTCCATGGCCAAGAACATTGGCATCGCGAACCAGGCGGGCCTGCACATCATCCTgcccgagtcggcggcgcgcgcgacgtcgtcgggcagcctGACGGACCTCAGGGACTGCATCGTCGACATGTCGGTCCCGACGAGCCAGGGCCGGCCGTTCCCGGGGCTCGCGCTCCGCGACATCAGCaacagcctcgtcgtcgccggccgggtCAGCGGGCCGGTGCACATCACGGGCGTCACCGACAGCAtcctggtggtggcggcgcgccaggtGCGCATCCACGAGTGCAGGCACGTCGACGTGTACCTGCATTGCGGCAGCCACCCCATCATCGAGGACTGCACGGGCATGCGCtttgcgccgctgccgagctgctacgtgcgtgcgcgccTTGTTGTTCCCGAGCCGTGA